The following proteins are co-located in the Melanotaenia boesemani isolate fMelBoe1 chromosome 5, fMelBoe1.pri, whole genome shotgun sequence genome:
- the mblac1 gene encoding metallo-beta-lactamase domain-containing protein 1, whose translation MESGVSSGRYLRFCLSETQLDFPGQPYSVSVLKVGYCVPQADGSFRADGTISLITGPRVILVDTGGPWDRDFLLQSLKDRGLDPGHVHVVVGTHGHSDHIGNLNLFTSALTVVGYDVSDKDTYRPNRLAEGQVYSVDQHVSIIPTPGHTGQDVSVQVTGTSTGTILVAGDLFECCADENSWRDLSLNPAVQEVSRQRALDTADIIIPGHGPPFQVLRS comes from the exons ATGGAGTCTGGTGTAAGTTCCGGTCGGTACCTGAGGTTCTGTCTGTCAGAGACCCAGCTGGACTTCCCGGGTCAGCCGTACTCGGTGTCCGTCCTTAAAGTCGGGTACTGCGTCCCTCAGGCCGACGGCAGCTTTAGAGCGGACGGAACCATCTCCCTGATTACCGGACCCAGAGTCATCCTGGTGGACACCGGGGGACCGTGGGACCGAGACTTCCTCCTCCAGTCACTAAAGGACAGAGGTCTGGACCCCGGACACGTCCACGTGGTCGTGGGAACTCACGGACACTCGGACCACATCGGGAACCTGAACCTGTTTACTTCCGCTCTGACCGTTGTCGGATATGACGTCAGTGACAAAGACACGTACCGACCCAACCGGCTGGCGGAGGGACAGGTCTACTCTGTAGACCAGCAT GTTTCCATCATTCCCACTCCGGGCCACACTGGACAGGATGTCAGTGTCCAGGTGACAGGAACCTCCACTGGTACCATCCTTGTTGCAGGGGACCTATTTGAGTGCTGCGCTGATGAGAACTCTTGGAGGGATCTGAGTCTGAACCCTGCAGTGCAGGAAGTCAGCCGACAGAGGGCGCTGGACACCGCTGACATCATCATACCAGGACATGGACCTCCTTTCCAGGTGCTCCGAAGCTGA